The genome window TAATGTGTGTAAGCTGCAGACGGGCTTCGGCAAGGTTGTTGTCGCAACGATTTGGGGTACGGGGTAATTGGTTGAGACATTATTattgtaaaattttaaattttgtgttttattttttttttttgtttcggaTTTAATGTTATGTTTTTCTAGTTTcactttttatatttctttttgttcttttttttttataaaagtttttttttactgcactttcttataattttatatgttGGTTTTAAAACTTAGTTGCCTTTGGacttaatgttttttattatcgtattttttacgatttttttttaagcgaATTGGAATTATAATCTAAGCAGAAGAGTTTCCACGAATTTATTTTGGGAAATATTTCGAGCACtggattttaatatttaacttattttccACTCGAACGTTCTTTTCTCGGATATTTTTtgtatcctaccgactgcggcAGTAAAATTATGTTATGTTTCTTAAGTCTAAGATTATTTTGTCcaactaatttatttttcatggAGATCATCTTTCCGAATGCGTTAGGCGCGGGTATGTTGATTATTTACATGTGAGCACCATGAAAGTTCATTTGTGACTGAACTTCTTCTTGTCTTCTATTTATACTACTGTATAGATATACAGacttaaatatatgtatgtataagaTGCGTGCATTGCAGTTCATACCAGAGTCGCAATTCAACGACATATCGAACTAGGGTTGATTTTTAACACACTCCCTCAATGCGAGCATCCTACAATTGTTAGTTcatatttaacaattttacaaaataataaaatcaaaaaaattccgtacattttttaatatttggtAGCGTTAGAGCTTTTTCCGTGTTTTTAACGTTACAGTGGCCAAACCATTTTCTTAAAGTGTGAGCGTGGTAAAGTTTTGAATCAAAGTATAAGAGAGTAGGCTTCTCAACCATCTAGCCTTATATGTTGCCGACCTGAATCCATACGATTTAAAAAGGCTATTTCATTTGTGAATGTTAAAAGGGTTGAGTACGTACCATCGTAGTCCTTAATAAATTTTGCATTAGCTTGTTGTCTTTGAACAGTGATAAACTTTGGTAAAATATTCGGTACAATAACTTTCTCATTGGAAAAATTGGCAGTCATGAGTCTTATGAGCTTATCCCTTGTATGTACTTTGTTCTCCGTTAGTGTATAAGTAGTTTCATAGATTACTGCTTCTGGTgtcaaattacattttaatgtAAGAGTTAGGTGTATATCCAATTTTGCAcctaaatatttttaatatgtataatgcaaaatataattttttagcGTTATATAAAAAACTCACCATTACTCAAATCATGTAATAAACGTTCTTTATCAGGTGGCGGCATATTCCATAGAGATATGGAGTTTTCATAAAACTTAATAGCAGTAACATCAACCGCGTCATAAAGCATCATAGAATCCGATGCATAGTTATCCAAAATTATACGGTTAGTTAGCTTTTGAAAATCGGAGTTTGAAAATTGAAGAATGTCGGAATTGCTTTGTGAAACATATATTGGTTCATAATGATTGATTTTTACTGCTATATCCGCCTTTTGTGGTATATTAGGCTTACCGACTGTTCCAACAAGTGCAAATAGGAACAGTGGACTCCAAATCAGGGCAATGAGAATTAATATAATTGTTCCACCAATTAGAAGTTTTGAATACAAAGCTTTCGGTTCTCCTCGTAGAACAGGAAAGTCTGTATCCATTTGCCTATAGCAACGTACAATAAACACCGACTGGAAAATGTCCTCCATTTTTATCCATTCCATTACTGTAAGAGTTGTATCTATGCATACCCAGTCTAACATTGTTCGGAGAATATACAAAAATGGTATTTCCATGTAACTAAATAAagattaaatataaatatattatattaacgTATTAAACATCATACATTTGATAGAAATTTTGCTAGTGTTAGGTATCTAGATGAAGATTATGAAAGGATTCCTTATGAACATTGTCATAACTgctttttttgtaattttattatttaaacaGACAATATATACTATATGGAGGTTACATCCACTTGCACGgcaaaaaatttgttttcttgTGAGTTTTTCTAGTAAGTAATATCTAAAATGTTTTTagaaaaaaagtaaatagaagcatttaatttgaaaaatatttagacTCTTGTTTAAATAGTGGACTCCCAGTAGGTCCTCCGAAATAATAATTAAGTGGGAACCTACTTAAAAGGCTAATTTACGGCAAAAGTGctgaaaatatcaaaaaaattCTACTTAAATACTTGAAAATATATCCACAGTAGAGtcaaacaatttatttttcttgatAAAGTGGTATACACTCATGACAAatacactagaataacaataTGCGTAACCGCCTTACGTTGGTTTgacactatgcagccacttttttggtgacggccaaaattggtctctgtccgctcgcttacgctgagagtgtaagaaatctaaaaatagaatttgcttgcttgtgtgagtaaaaacaatagacgagaacttttatatgtgtgcgtacttgagctagaagacgattttcgggccgaaatcaattctgatcgaagaaacgaagtttggagttttggccaatttcgtagcaatatgatgaaataaaaaaataattaaaaattcacgacctgacaattataattttatagttttttaaattcgttgtTACAatcgtttacatatttatatatacatatgttgataattaattatgtgtaatatatagaaaattcATTATTTACTTAAAAACATAATGAAAAagcactacttttatttgtgcacttaatgcattgctcaataataaacttttttatacacatttgtttttcattattttaaaaaatatttcaaaaactttaatgtgtattttacaaacgtataaaaaataaatatcagATGGTGCCATTAGTTTCCCGAAATCCACTTCTATTGagaataaaaatttataaaataaatataaatatgaaaactgtttattgcaaaagtcatatcttgaggcacgaagtgcggacaaaagaactcaacaatcattgccttattaatttttcacacgttgCAAGCTGagtactctaatgacaaatattctaatgtaaagtcatttttgaaacttattttgtgatattatgattcggctattagtATTTCTAAACTATAAGGCCACGtcgaaaaaatcgtgtgccatcttgttattctagtgtctttggtcaaTCCATAAAAGTGTATGTGACAGAGCTTAAAGACATGCCGATTTAAATGATCTGGATGACTTacagaaattaatttttgataaCCGATCGCTGCAGCCCATTGCAAAGATGTTTTCCAACCTCGAGCGTGAGTTAACAGGTTGGGTAAAGCTGTGTCCTGCCTGATGCACTTAAGACCGCAACCAAAAGTGCAAGGATACATAAGCTCATGTCGGagagaaatattaaaaatggaGAAAGTCTACGAAAATACTTTTGTCACATTAAAGAGTTAGCGGCGATATGACGAATTGAGGATTCGCGTGGCAATAAGCTACTACTCTACAATGCAAAAATTTCTGAGCGAATTTGTGAATATACTAAACTGAATATATGATGCAAACGAGAcccaataaatatttacaaaaaagtaCCTCCAAGAATCTAGCAGTATAGAAACTGAACAGGGATACGAAATGTTACATCTATCGTGCTAAATGGCAAATaggtaaataaaaaaatgttgattATCAAAGGTAGATAGTAATGCGTTCAAAGTAACAATTTCGTTCGCATCGCTTAAGAATTTCCAACAAACGCACTCTGTGAAAAAATGGGAGCAGCCAGCATGTGTAAAGTGTGTAAGCTCacgcatatatgtacatatgtgcataGCTGTGGAagtaaataatgaaaaatgtaCTGCTATGAATTATACTGGAAGTAAATATAATCTAAAATTTGTTGAAgctaattaataaaaaattagtTAGAATGACTAACAAGAAGCATTAAAATCCAATGTtaaaaaagtgcaaaagtgGAATGCGTTTAATTCCTAACGGCGATATAATGATATACTCTAGACCGCGCAGATTTCCAAATGCGGACGCGATCATCCAGACTTCCGAGTCAGAATACAGAAATCCAGTTATTTTGGTCAACAAAACGAGACGGACACCGAATTAACAATATCTAATTAACAATGTCAAAATCAGATATCACTTTACGTTTAATCAAGCATCAAATGAACATTCAACTCAATCGACTGAAAAAACGGATTCAATCACTTAGATATTAAAgaataaattcaaaaatatgTATCGTTCGTCACTCACCACGGACAATTCTATATCGCCGAGTATCTTTCCATTTTACAATTCGCCAAGCAGATTGCAACGTCAtgtaaactttaaactttaaactttaactTTTTTATCTAACACGCAATAACTACTGACTAAACTGAACGCTGACAACGTAATAGTCCCAGCAAAAACCGATAAAGAAGCTTTAGAAAAATAAGTTAAGTAAAACATTAGAAAAATTATTTTAGATATGCTCAGAGTTTAAGctcaaaatttaattaatatgatTAAGTCCGTCACTACAGAAAACACAATACTAATTCTGAAGATTCATTAAACATTTTGCATAACCTGCTCAAGGTTGAGTTACATACTGGCGCATAAGTGACGATTTTAACGTCGTTTTGTTACAGAAATCCCTAGACGATGATCGATATCCAGTATACTACATAagcaatattaaaattatgaTCGATATCCAGTATACTACATAAGCAATATTAAAATCCTAGCTGTGGTGGAAGCATTGAAAAAATGCAGAGTTTGCCTACATTACACACTGTAATGCCCTGTCTAAGATTATTCAGAAAGAGGACTTGTGTGCCCAACTAGCTCGTTGAATCCTTCAGCTGCAGGAATTCCAATACGACGTCATACGAGGTGGTATTCGTCACGCTGATGATTTCAGTCCAGCTATCTTGATGATGATCACGGAGAACAACTTTCAGAGTAGAATAATGTTCTCAAGACGACTAGCTGATGGCAATAATCGACTGCAAATTCACAGGCTATGGAACGAGAAGAGCAGGACCACTTTTTAGACTTAAAAAGTTCTACGTACTAAAATGGGAAAAGAAGTTAGAAACAATCTACATATATAAGCTACCATGTTTTGTAAGCAACCGTAAGTAAGGAGAGCATAAAACGAATTTCTTCCACCCAGCAAAGATGGGCAACCGCTACAAACGTACAACATAGATTTTCTTGGCCCTTAAGAGCAAATCCTAAGTAGTTAAGAGACAAGTAGTTTTATCGAATTCTGTTAGCTCTATCCGACATATACAAGAAGTGCCCACGGCAAGACTTCAAAAGCTAAATTGTTGGCAATCCCAGTCACAAAATATCTTACAGAGGGtctgcatttttttaaaattttttttttttttatttaatttataaaagttCTGTTGCATTACGTTAATCTCAATATAAATAAACTAGactataataattaaagccttattaaatacatatttcaGTGTCCTTTACTCTAGCAAAAATTTCTATCAATATGTGGGAAAAACTTTTGTcgtaatttacattttaaaagcTATATAGTTCGCCAATGAATATCCTTTTGTAAATACATTACCCAAAATTCGTTTTGGGTAACCACATCTTATTTGGTATGCAGATAGCAACATATGCAggcattttattaaataaaacaaaacaggGGCAGTTTCACCAAAACTGTGTGATGTTATATACGGCACCAAAAAAAACATCCAAATATGAATTCCCAATACCGagataaaatgaaaaaaaattttgtatATCAGTGCTTTTCGTAAATAAATGGCGCGTTCCGTTACAATCGTAATAAACTGCACAATCAACATCAGAAGAAATGTAAAAGGCACTTTGTTTCCTTGGATATACGTCTCCAGTACACTAGTGCTATATTTATACCGatactaaaaaataaaaatattattactattttaaatactattattgatattgataaaaatttaatatatatatagtgctGTATCGTCTGTTTTTGGTGCTGCTCGTATCGCAACGTTTACATGGCAATGCACTATTTAGCTATGAATTCTTGTTTAATTTAGTGCTTATTGCAAATGTCGAGAGATAATCTAAATATGAAGTTGATATCGGAGAAAGAACATCTTTTTTCATAACTATTAAAATACTAAATTATTATGTATGTTAATTTGGCAACAACTATATACTGAAAGTTGGTCACACTGATCTGAATaagttctttttgtttttctggaaACTTCCTTCTTCTTGTGTTAACTTCCGACTCACAACGGTGTCACGCTTATGTCAAATAAAACAGTTATTAAACTTTAACTAAATCGCCTAGCGTTTTACTCCACCATTTCAaataggttatgggcccaggaGTAGTAACGACTTTAATAATTGTGTGTGATCAAGTGgaaaataattattgtatatAATTAGCTTGAACATTTTTTATAAACTTGTGCGGACAAGGGCTGTGTGCGATCGACAAATTGGACGGCAAAAATTACGCAGTATGGTCGGCGCAAATGAAGAGTGTATTGGTGCACTCGGGTATGTGGTCGTTGGTGTGCGGAAGACGCGTGAAGCAGGATGGTGATACAGCTGAGCAAGGAGCCTAACTCGACGAACGAAAAAAGCACTAGCAACAATATTGCTGTACGTGAAGGCTTcagaaattaatttgattaaaaactgCGCTAGTTCTAAAGAAGCTTGGGACAAGCTTGCAGCTGTGTACAAGCCTCGTGGACCCGCCAGGAAAATTACCTTGTTCAGGAAATTACTCCGGTTGAGTTTGTCGGAAAGTGCGTGCgtacaaaattacataaatgATTTTGTGGATATCGTCGAAAGACTGAAAGAAATTGATATGGACATTTCTGAAGATATTCTTACTATTTTGATGCTGTCGGGACTCGGTaagaaattcgaaaatttcGTGGTAGCGATCGAAACGCGCGAACAGTTACCGACTCTCTCTgatttaaaagtaaaaattatGGAAGGGGGAGAGAGACAAAGAGTGAGTTCGGACGAAACGGAACTTTGTGTGCCGCAAGCGTTTGTGTCGCATCCCAGTGGaaagggagacaagaaaaataGATTGGCGCAAAAGAACAGTGATGCAAAGAAGAATAAAAAATGCTTTCGATGTGGTCGCGAGGGTCACTTTATTGCGCAGTGCAAagtgaaagaaaaaaaatgatgaaCTAGAAACATCTGCAAAAGAGAAGTCGTTTACTATGCTTGCAAGTGTAAATAAAAATGACGTTCTAGCGAAATCGATGTGGTGCTTGGACAGTGGAGCAACTGCTCACATGTGTTGTGAAAGGTCGCGGTTCGCGGACATTAAAGAGCATAAAGAGAAAATATTACTTGCAGGAGAAATCTATATATTTTCGGATGGCGTCGGTACGGTGGCCGTTAAAACAAAGAATGGTTCCgttaatttgaaaaatgtgctTTACGTAAAAAGCTTGCAAAGTAATTTCATATCGGTAGCGAAAGCCGTTGAAAAAGGGTATAAAGTGATTTTTCACAAGCAAAGTGCGTATATAAAGGACGGTCGAAATGAAGAAGTGTTACAGGCAAGAAAAGCTGGAAatctttttgttgttgataCTTCGAACAATCGGTGCATGTACTTGTGTGCAAATGATGAAATGTAgaagtggcattatcgttATGGTCATTTGAACATGGCGAGCCTAAAAAAGATGGCAAGTGACAATATGGTCAATGGCTTAAAGTCAATCAAAAATGTTGTGGACATAGACCGAATTGCATGTGCTAAAGGTAAAATCTGTGTGAAACCATTCCCAAAAATGGCAGAAAATCGTGCGGACAAAGTGCTAGGGCTAGTGCATTCGGACATTTGCGGGCCAATGAACAAAGTATCTGCCGGTGGAGCAAGATATTTCGTAACATTTATTGATGACTCTTCGCGTTATATGTTCGTATATTTTTTGAAGACCCGTGATGAATTGCTTCCCACGTTTAAAAACTTTGTCGCGTTTGCAGAAAAACATACCGGTGAAAAACTTAAAGCAATTCGCAGCGATAACGGTCGCGAATATATAAGCCACGAGTTTCAGAAGTTCCTATCTAAAAACGGTATCAAGCGGCAATTGACAGTACCGTACACTCCGCAGCAAAACCAGGTTGCTGAGCGCGCTAACCGGACGCTTGTGGGAATGGCAAGGAGCATGATTATACATTCAGGAGTGAATGAGTCCCTGTGGGGAGAGGCAGTTAGGACTGCAGCATATCTACGCAACAGATCGGAGACAAGGTCGTTGAAGAGTCAAACACCATTCGAACTGTGGACAGGTAAAAAGCCTTCGATATCGCATTTAAAAATCTTTGGATGCAAAGCGATTGCATTGAATAAGAAACATGCAGGAAAGTTCAAGCCGAAAGGCATTGAATGCATGATGATAGGGTATTCAACAACAGCGAAGGCCTACAGATTAATGCGCATTGGATCGAACCAGGTAATCGAAAGTAGAGACGTCGTTTTTCTAGAGGAAACTATAGGGTATCCGAAGAATGGAAACAGCGAAAACGAGACGGCACTTATTGACGAAATTGGAGTTGATTGTTCGCAGATTTTGGCAGCGGACAACAACAAAGAAGATGCTGAGGTGCTCGAGGAAAAGCAAATTGACAGCGAGATTAATGAAGCCGATGTTTACGAGAGTGCGAAGAGCGATGATACCGAAGAACGGGAAATTCATGGTCCTGGTCGTCCTAAGAAGATAAAAACTGGAAAGCCCGGGCGTCCACGAAAACAATACAACTTGTTGAACATGATGAAGGTTCAAGATGTCGAGGTACATATTACGTTTGCTGAAGCGACGCAGTCTGAAATGAAAGCAATGAAAATGAAGCATCAATTCAGAAGGAGATTGACGCCCTCGAAGCTAATCAGACATGGGAGCTACAGGACTTACCAGAAGGTAAGAAAGCCATCGGTAGTAAGTGGGTTTTTGGCATCAAAGGAGATAAGGATGGCAATGTGATGCGATTTAAATCGAGGTTGGTGGCTAAAGGATGTGCACAACAATATGGTATCGACTTTTTTGAAACGTTTTCACCAGTTGTCAGATATTCGTCGGTGAGACTTGTTATATCTCTGGCTGTTGAGCATAACTTATTTCTACATCAGATTGATGTATCGACAGCTTACTTAAATAGCGAATTAAGCGAAGAAGTTTATATGAAGCAACCCGATGGATTTGATAATAAACATTATGGAAAAGTTTTGAGACTAAAGAAGTCACTTTACGGACTAAAACAGAGTGGAACGCCAAGCTCAACGAAGTCTTACAAAAACTGCATTTTGTTCCCTGTGCCAGCGAGCCGTGTGTGTATGAGAAGgacaatattaatataattgcAGTATATGTCGACGATCTTCTTATTGCAAGCTCATGTAAAGATGATTTGATTGGTATAAAAGAGTCAATTGCCAAAGAGTTTAAAGTAGTAGATAGCGGACAGCTTAATCATTTCTTGGGCATCGAAGTTGAGCGAGAAGGTGAAACTGGTGCCATATCCATAGGTCACAAGACATATATCGAGAGTATGCTACACACCTGGGGCATGTTAGATTGCAAATCGGTAGCAACGCCTTTGGAGGCAAATTTCCAAGTTAAGTGTACTGATCCTAACTGCAAGCCTATTAACGAAAAGGACTACCAGTCACTTATAGGATCACTAATGTATTTGGCAATTACAACCAGGCCAGATACAATGCATTCagttgcaaaacaaaagcagtatttataaaaaagtttCTGAAGGAAATGGGTTTTTTGATAGATCActcaattttaattatttgcgATAATCAGAGTGCTTTATGTTTAGCTAAGAATCCAGTATTACATAATAGAAGTAAGCATATAGACATAAAGTACCACTATGTTAGGGAACTTTATTCCAAAAAGGAAAtttatgtaaaatatatatgtacaaacGACATGTTATCAGATATTTTAACAAAAAACCTACAGCACTTAAACTGTATAACTGAAATGAATTGTTTCTGAATATGTTGTTGAGAAGGAGTATTGAAATACTATAATATTATGTATGTTAATTTGGCAACAACTATATACCGAAAGTTGGTCACACTGATCTGAATaagttctttttgtttttctggaaACTTCCTTCTTCTTATGTTAACTTCCAAACGACTCACAACGGTGCCACGCTTATGTCAAATAAAACAGTTATTAAACTTTACCTAAATCGCCTCGCGTTTTACTCCACCATTTCAAATAATTACTGTAGCCATTGGCTAAGCCTACGGTAAATTAACAAGTAATTTAACCCAATGTCTAAGAAACCCTCTAAGATAGAAGGGCGATCAAGagtatacaaaatatttaagaaaagACTAATAAACGTTTTATTAGATAAGGCTAATTAGTAACATGGCGGAGAGCTATTTACAACCGAAGCTGTCTAATCAGCACGaaaaattgtaataaaagtgTCTTGGACACATTCGTGGTGGTTGAAATCATCACTGATGACATTAACGAGAGATTAAGCAGTCGAAAGGAAGTTCACAAATGGATTGTAGCCAAGAATTTGAATAAGTTTTcgtctcttacgctagggacatttTACCATTCAAGACCACCGTCCCTAACGAAATATTTTAGACCATTTTCTGATAATTTCAAACCGGATAATTTGTTGATAAAAGAGTTCAATGTTAAGAGTTCCATCATggggccagaccactgcaacTTTCTCACCTTATTCTTTTTCAAGAAAACTAACAGACATTCCCCTTTATTTCCTTTCAAAATTAGAGACATTGGCATAGCAATCTAATTGTTTTCTGATAGCCTCGCTCCCAAGCGTTAGTTTTGTTTATAACATCAGTTTTTTCCTTATTTGAATCATTTGTCTGCTATCCAGACCGTTTCAAAAGTTGTATGAGATCTAAATATACCTGGAGCCCTACTTGACTTTAATATTAAGAAGAGAGGATATCAGATGATACctgttactcagctagtgaaAGTGTCAACAAGAAATTTCAAAAGGTTTCGGAATGTCGGTGGAAATTggagaaaaaaataataaaatgaaaaaaattaaaaattgttcaaaagtgtctGCTGTA of Drosophila mauritiana strain mau12 chromosome 3R, ASM438214v1, whole genome shotgun sequence contains these proteins:
- the LOC117143080 gene encoding piezo-type mechanosensitive ion channel component-like isoform X3; translation: MPAYVAICIPNKMWLPKTNFGYMEIPFLYILRTMLDWVCIDTTLTVMEWIKMEDIFQSVFIVRCYRQMDTDFPVLRGEPKALYSKLLIGGTIILILIALIWSPLFLFALVGTVGKPNIPQKADIAVKINHYEPIYVSQSNSDILQFSNSDFQKLTNRIILDNYASDSMMLYDAVDVTAIKFYENSISLWNMPPPDKERLLHDLSNGAKLDIHLTLTLKCNLTPEAVIYETTYTLTENKVHTRDKLIRLMTANFSNEKVIVPNILPKFITVQRQQANAKFIKDYDGRQHIRLDG
- the LOC117143080 gene encoding piezo-type mechanosensitive ion channel component-like isoform X1, which codes for MLIVQFITIVTERAIYLRKALIYKIFFHFISVLGIHIWMFFLVPYITSHSFGETAPVLFYLIKCLHMLLSAYQIRCGYPKRILGNVFTKGYSLANYIAFKIYMEIPFLYILRTMLDWVCIDTTLTVMEWIKMEDIFQSVFIVRCYRQMDTDFPVLRGEPKALYSKLLIGGTIILILIALIWSPLFLFALVGTVGKPNIPQKADIAVKINHYEPIYVSQSNSDILQFSNSDFQKLTNRIILDNYASDSMMLYDAVDVTAIKFYENSISLWNMPPPDKERLLHDLSNGAKLDIHLTLTLKCNLTPEAVIYETTYTLTENKVHTRDKLIRLMTANFSNEKVIVPNILPKFITVQRQQANAKFIKDYDGRQHIRLDG
- the LOC117143080 gene encoding piezo-type mechanosensitive ion channel component-like isoform X2 — protein: MLIVQFITIVTERAIYLRKALIYKIFFHFISVLGIHIWMFFLVPYITSHSFGETAPVLFYLIKCLHMLLSAYQIRCGYPKRILGNVFTKGYSLANYIAFKIYMEIPFLYILRTMLDWSVFIVRCYRQMDTDFPVLRGEPKALYSKLLIGGTIILILIALIWSPLFLFALVGTVGKPNIPQKADIAVKINHYEPIYVSQSNSDILQFSNSDFQKLTNRIILDNYASDSMMLYDAVDVTAIKFYENSISLWNMPPPDKERLLHDLSNGAKLDIHLTLTLKCNLTPEAVIYETTYTLTENKVHTRDKLIRLMTANFSNEKVIVPNILPKFITVQRQQANAKFIKDYDGRQHIRLDG